In Natranaerobius thermophilus JW/NM-WN-LF, the genomic stretch TGGGACATTTAATCTAATATGAACACTAAAATAGTAAAAGAGCTACTACTACCAGCCTTAGCTGGTAATAGTAGCTCTTTTTTTATTACTTAACTTTTTCTGCCAATCACCTTTGATATGAAGTGAATTGTTCATATATTTTGTCCGCCAAACCAAAGCCTCCGGATTCAGCCATTTTCTCGGAGTAATGTTGGTCTAATTTACTTTCAAAGACATCTTCAGCAAAACCACCGTCGATAAGGTCTGATTCTGGTATGGTCTCTCTCATTGACTTCATCATTTCCTGAATAAACATGCCTTCAAATTTTTGTGCAGCTTGATAGAGTTCTTGCGATTCTTTTTCTTGTGCATTTGCGTCTTGAGATTGTTCTCCTTC encodes the following:
- a CDS encoding rod-binding protein; the protein is MITEGIKFPSSQPELLDPGKKIEQNPEKFQQQLEDAQERIDSQNSVEGEQSQDANAQEKESQELYQAAQKFEGMFIQEMMKSMRETIPESDLIDGGFAEDVFESKLDQHYSEKMAESGGFGLADKIYEQFTSYQR